A segment of the Camarhynchus parvulus chromosome 27, STF_HiC, whole genome shotgun sequence genome:
GCGGCTCAGGGGGTGCCGGGCggccagggccagccccagcgCGCTGCTGCTCACCCGGCACAGCGAGGCCCAGGGCCGCGTCTCGGGCCGCAGCCACGCGGGCTCCGAGCAGCGGGCGCTGGCCCGGCGGAGGACCGGAGGGGACCGCGGGGATAGCGGGGATTGGGGTGGGGGCGCCCCTCCCAAACGCCGGGCTGGGGGGTGCCCCTCCCCAAACCGCTCTGGGATTGGGGTGTGACCCCTCCCAAACCGCTCTGGgggcagccccctccccaaaccgCTCTGGGATTGGGGtgtgacccctccccaaaccactctgggattgGGGTGTGACCCCTCCCCAACCGCTCTGGGATTGGGGTGTGAACCCTCCCAGGAACTGCTCTGGGATTGGGGtgtgacccctccccaaaccactctgggattgGGGTGTGACCCCTCCCAAAACCGCTCGGGGATTGGGGTGTGACCCCTCCCAGGAACTGCTCTGGgggcagccccctccccaaactgcTTTGGGGCACATCCCTGGGCTTGGCCCTGGCACATCCCTAGGGTTGgcccctggcacatccctggggctggccctggcacatccctgggcttggccctggcacatccctgctgtTTGTCCCCAAACCACTCCGCAGCAGATTGCTGGGGATGCCACCTTCCAGCCCGGAGGGCTCTCCCTGGGGATACCCCTCCCTggtgggcagagctctgggggaCCCCATGACACCCCAGAAGCTGATCCTTGtgacatccctgtccctccttgACACCCCTTTTCCCCGTGACAATCCTGTCCCCCTGCAACACCCCTTTTCCCCTGTGAcaaccctgtccctgtgtgacACTCCTGCCCCCCGTGTGACACCCCTGTCTCCCTTGTAACACCCTTTTTCCTCTGTAacacccctgtccccctgtgacatccctgtccccctAACATCCCTCcccctgtcccttgtccccttgtccccGCACTCTCACCAGTCCAGGTCCAGCCCCGCGGCTGTGGCCAGCCCGTGCAGGGCCAGCGCgctcaggagcagccccagagccgTCAGCAGGAAGAAGCGAACCTTGAGGAAGTTGGGGGGCCAGcgctgcagcccccagcccagagccatcCCTGGGGCGGGGACAGGCGGGGTCGGCgttgggatgggctgggaaggggctccggggaaggggaaggggctgcGAGCCCCTCTCACCTGCCAGGGAGCCGGAGATCACCTGGTGCGGGAAATGGGCCAGGACGAAGATCCGCGAGAGCCCCATGGCCGCCAGCAGGAGGAGGTAGAGCAGGAACGGCACCAGCCTCAGCAGCCGGCTGGGGGGAAACGGGGTCAGcggggagggaaagggggaaagcaCAGCAACAAAAAGGTCCTGGGGGGCATTCAGGGGGTGTCACGGCCTCCTCCCGAGCCGCCAGGGGAGGGATGTGTCCCCCTGGAGCCgccctgctgggaggggagggatcCTAATCaccctccagggctgctgcaggggttCCACATGCACCCCCTCTTCCCACAGGCGCTCTGGAAGCTCCCAAGGGATGGGGTCTCCATCTCCGGACCTCTCCTTGTGCCCCACATCCCACCCCCTGCTGCCACAGAGGCCCAGGAcgctccccagggctgcccctgcccgTGCCAGCCTCACCTCCGGCTGTACCTGGACACTGCCTTGCTCAGGGCGGTGACAATCGGCCACAGGGCCGCCCCCAGGATCATGCAGTGCCCCGAGGGGCTCCCTGGGGGATGAAGcacaggggggctgtggggagagccGGCAATGCCCAGCCCGACCCTTGCCCGCTGCTCAGGAAGGGATTTTCCCACCTCCAGCCCAGCGTTCCCGCACGTTTGGGGCTCCAGGGGCTCCGAGCCGGGGCTGCCCGAGCCGGGGCTCACCTGGTCCCGTCTCACAGGTGACCGGGAACTGGCGCAGGGGGAGCTGCTCCCGCTCAGCCATCCCGGACTCGTAGATCCACCAGTACGGGCGCTCCCCGAACAGGAACCTGCGGCACGGACAGTAGGGGGCCGTGGGAGAGAGAACAGAGCCgggcaggagccctgcagccatccctgggatccagcagagcaggatccctgcagctctgggatccaggagagcaggatccCTGAGCGGGGATCCCACGGGCAGAGAGCAGGATCCCTGGAGAGCAGCCATCCCTGGGatccagcagagcagatccccaccctgggcacagagcaggatccctgcagctctgggatccaggagagcaggatccctgcagccctgggatccagcagagcaggatccctgcagccatccctgggatccagcagagcaggatccctgcagccctgggatccaggagagcaggatccctgcagccatgggatacagcagagcaggatccctgcagcccatcccaggATTTCCATCCGAGCAggatccctgcagccctgggatccaggagagcaggatccctgcagccctgggatccaggagagcaggatccctgcagcccatccaaaaaattccaaatgaGAAGGATCCTGCCTGCCCCGATCCTGCGCTCATCCCTGGGACCGGGGAATTCCTGGCAGATGGCCAGAgggcctgcagctcccagggtaATTACCCAGAGTGAGAATGCCCCTGCCTCCGAGGCAGTGAGTGTGTGCCCAGAGTGCCACAGGCAGGGTGTGTGTGCCCAGAGTGCCACAGGCAGGGCGCAGGGAGTGCCCCAGTGCCCCCCTCCACGTGCCCCCCTCACCACTTAAGGACCACGTTGAGCCACTCGGCCACCAGGGCGATCCAGAGGACCATGAGGGACACGTGCTCGTCCAGGCCGCGGGCCAGGGGGAAGCACACGGTGTAGATGGAGTTGGGGTCCAGGTGCGaggtcagcagcagccagaactgctccagccagggcggcccagcctgcagggccaCGGCGGCGTGGATCCCGGCCTCGTGCAGGGCGTCCATGGCACTGGGCTGGGGCACTGGCTCCTGTTCGGGGAGTGCAGGGAGATCAGCCCCGGCACAGATCCCCTGGGAtcccttggggacagcaggggcgggggcgggggctGGATCCCAAGGAATCCTCTGGGGAGGTGGGGATCCCCAGGGTGGGAGGTGGCTGGATCCCGAGGAATCCGTTGGGGAGGTGGCTGGATCCTGAGGAACCCCTTGGGGAGGTGGCTGGATCCCGAGGAACCCCTTGGGGAGGTGGCTGGATCCCGAGGGATTCCGTGGTGGGGAGGTGGTTGGATCCCAAGGAATCCCTCGGCACTGACTCAGGCAGTCACTCAGCACTCGAAGCTCGCCCACAAATGACTCCCAGATCGttgccccagggcacagcacacctgtggctctgggctgggggccAGGGCAGGATGCCGGGGTTTGCTGTGGGGTTTGTAGCAGCTGAGGTGCTCTAAAGagccaccacctccctggggctTTCCCTTGGAAACCTCCTGGGTCTCCTGCGCTCATTCTGCAGAGGGCCTGGGCTCTCCCTGGAGCCACCCTTGGTTTTCCTTGGGGTTTTCGCGGGGTCTCCCCAAAGCCGGTCCTGACCCTCCCTGGGGTCCCTCTGGGGTCCCTCCGGGCCTCCCTGTGCTCTCAGGCCCGAGGCCTCTCTGGGGTCTCGCTACATCATACCCGCGGCCTGCCCATCCCCGCCAGCAGCCTCTGagcctccctgagccccccggTGGCGCTGCCCACCCCCCGGTACCGGCGGGAGGTACCTGAGGGGGGGGCTCCATCCCGGGGAACCCTCAAAACTCCCTCCCGCCGCTCTCTGCGCCCTCTTCCGCCTACACTTCCCATCACCGCCCGCGGGCGCGGCGCGCTACGGCGGGGCGGGAGGGACAAACAccggccgggctgggctcagccAATCAGGACGCGGGGCGGAGCAGATCGGCGGGGCGGAGCGCCAATCCCCGCCCTCGCTgccgcgcggccccgcccccgccgcgcctGGCCGAGGCGAGCGGAGCCGCGGGCGCTGCGGGCGGACAAGATGGCGGCGCCGGGCGAGTACTTCAGCGTGGGCAGCCAGGTGTCCTGCCGCACCTGCCAGGAGCAGCGCCTCCAGGGCGAGGTCGTCGCCTTCGACTACCCCAGCAAGATGCTGGCGCTCAGTATCCACCCGCCCGCGCCTCGCCGCGCTGGtcccggccccggcgcggcccgCTCGGGCCTCTGCGGCCCGCCCGATGAGGGGGGGGGcgtgagg
Coding sequences within it:
- the G6PC3 gene encoding glucose-6-phosphatase 3 isoform X1 yields the protein MEPPPQEPVPQPSAMDALHEAGIHAAVALQAGPPWLEQFWLLLTSHLDPNSIYTVCFPLARGLDEHVSLMVLWIALVAEWLNVVLKWFLFGERPYWWIYESGMAEREQLPLRQFPVTCETGPGSPSGHCMILGAALWPIVTALSKAVSRYSRSRLLRLVPFLLYLLLLAAMGLSRIFVLAHFPHQVISGSLAGMALGWGLQRWPPNFLKVRFFLLTALGLLLSALALHGLATAAGLDLDWFLRRASARCSEPAWLRPETRPWASLCRVSSSALGLALAARHPLSRRAAEELLLLEPTLGSATLGLLALDMLHKLPRSGDSALWYLNVGARYALGPVLVGTLMPQLILTLRRCSGRPPRPPPVSGSVGGICSQFMSQGAPD
- the G6PC3 gene encoding glucose-6-phosphatase 3 isoform X3, with the protein product MEPPPQEPVPQPSAMDALHEAGIHAAVALQAGPPWLEQFWLLLTSHLDPNSIYTVCFPLARGLDEHVSLMVLWIALVAEWLNVVLKWFLFGERPYWWIYESGMAEREQLPLRQFPVTCETGPGSPSGHCMILGAALWPIVTALSKAVSRYSRSRLLRLVPFLLYLLLLAAMGLSRIFVLAHFPHQVISGSLAGSLLPADGSGAAPERAGPARAGHSRGAGPGLVPPPGQRPLLGARVAAARDAALGLAVPGEQQRAGAGPGRPAPPEPPRRRGAAAAGADPGQRHAGAAGPGHAAQAAQERRQRPVVPERGCSLRAGARAGGNPDAPAHPHPAALLRATP
- the G6PC3 gene encoding glucose-6-phosphatase 3 isoform X2 — translated: MEPPPQEPVPQPSAMDALHEAGIHAAVALQAGPPWLEQFWLLLTSHLDPNSIYTVCFPLARGLDEHVSLMVLWIALVAEWLNVVLKWFLFGERPYWWIYESGMAEREQLPLRQFPVTCETGPGSPSGHCMILGAALWPIVTALSKAVSSRLLRLVPFLLYLLLLAAMGLSRIFVLAHFPHQVISGSLAGMALGWGLQRWPPNFLKVRFFLLTALGLLLSALALHGLATAAGLDLDWFLRRASARCSEPAWLRPETRPWASLCRVSSSALGLALAARHPLSRRAAEELLLLEPTLGSATLGLLALDMLHKLPRSGDSALWYLNVGARYALGPVLVGTLMPQLILTLRRCSGRPPRPPPVSGSVGGICSQFMSQGAPD